Proteins encoded in a region of the Spiribacter sp. 1M189 genome:
- a CDS encoding YceI family protein has protein sequence MHKLMLKSALLGLLLSIGAASQAEPERFVLDESHVSVGFLAGHARFADVLGQFTDVSGGFVYDAEAERLVSGTVTVDAASVFTGHDDRDGHLRDGDFLAVEQYPVIRFEATGYEPTGEGEGTLRGDLTLLGETRPIELELILNRRAPHPIGGADTLGGSARGAINRSDFGMDYALEGDLVGDQIELIIEFEAIQEDA, from the coding sequence ATGCACAAGCTGATGCTCAAGTCCGCACTGTTGGGGCTTCTGCTTTCCATCGGTGCCGCTTCGCAGGCCGAACCGGAGCGTTTCGTGCTCGACGAGAGCCATGTCAGTGTGGGTTTCCTGGCAGGGCATGCCCGCTTTGCCGACGTGCTTGGACAGTTCACCGACGTCTCCGGCGGTTTCGTCTATGACGCCGAAGCTGAGCGGCTGGTGTCCGGTACGGTCACCGTGGATGCGGCGAGCGTTTTCACGGGTCATGACGATCGTGACGGTCATCTCCGGGACGGCGATTTCCTGGCGGTCGAGCAGTACCCGGTGATCCGATTCGAGGCAACCGGTTATGAACCGACCGGCGAGGGCGAGGGCACGTTGCGGGGCGATCTGACCCTGCTCGGCGAGACGCGGCCGATCGAGCTCGAGCTCATCCTCAATCGGCGCGCCCCGCATCCCATCGGCGGCGCCGATACGCTGGGTGGCTCGGCCCGTGGCGCGATCAACCGCAGTGACTTCGGTATGGATTACGCCCTCGAGGGCGATCTGGTGGGCGATCAGATTGAGCTGATCATCGAATTCGAGGCCATTCAGGAGGATGCCTGA
- a CDS encoding CDP-alcohol phosphatidyltransferase family protein, with protein MVPRRAADIPWLILPDLLVAAIVLAAAAGGLRLSLDLPAGVLPLALLAYAAMAVMLWRLCGNRPLTPADRVTMGRGLLVMLLIGLLPAAGGLREEPVLPFAIALTAVLLDGLDGFVARRLHCVTQAGARFDMELDAVLLLVLCLWLVQLGLAGPWVLGIGAWRYVFVLAGRLRPQLRRPLAPSQRRRVICGIQGVGLGICLAPGFPPAWVPPLAAALLALLSYSFLVDAAASWQIEKN; from the coding sequence TTGGTTCCGCGTCGCGCCGCCGATATCCCCTGGCTGATCCTTCCCGACCTGCTGGTGGCTGCCATCGTGCTGGCGGCGGCAGCCGGCGGTCTGAGGCTCTCACTGGATCTGCCCGCCGGTGTCCTGCCCCTGGCGCTGCTCGCCTATGCGGCCATGGCGGTCATGCTGTGGCGGTTGTGTGGCAACCGACCCCTGACGCCGGCCGATCGCGTCACCATGGGTCGAGGGCTGCTGGTGATGCTGCTGATCGGCTTGCTGCCTGCTGCCGGGGGCCTGCGGGAGGAGCCCGTGCTTCCCTTCGCGATCGCTCTGACGGCGGTGCTGCTGGATGGCCTGGATGGCTTCGTGGCCCGCCGACTGCACTGTGTCACTCAAGCCGGCGCCCGTTTCGACATGGAGCTCGATGCGGTGCTGCTGCTGGTGCTCTGCCTCTGGCTCGTGCAGCTGGGGCTTGCCGGCCCCTGGGTGCTCGGCATCGGTGCCTGGCGTTACGTTTTCGTGCTGGCTGGCCGCCTGCGTCCTCAGCTCCGCCGGCCCCTGGCCCCGTCCCAGCGTCGTCGGGTGATCTGCGGTATCCAGGGGGTGGGGCTGGGGATCTGCCTCGCGCCCGGTTTTCCGCCGGCGTGGGTGCCGCCGCTCGCGGCTGCGTTGCTGGCTCTTTTGAGTTATTCGTTCCTGGTGGATGCTGCGGCATCATGGCAGATAGAAAAGAATTGA
- a CDS encoding phosphoribulokinase gives MTARTAQDKAPRPGANQLHARLATRQQPIVVGVAGDSGSGKSTYTQGLERLLGAERVSQISLDGYHAEDRATRRLSGRTPLDPDANHLDQAVDHLQRLRAGEAVEIPVYDHATGRFQPPRRHSPTPVVVVEGLHTLYPEFRPLLDFSVYVDTAAAVKREWKHHRDTRERGYAPSDADAEISRRASQYERWIAGQQDVADVILRIHPSELGRLALGRLDADVQETCYHLEVIVEPRDDDLQSLFLPVDLSNMTRQHAMPFMLATVPSHFRGRAVNVLHVDGYMAPAALETLEQAICAFAGLDAPAGERTDEPLRPATVRFAQMLVAWPVLTRVSALAD, from the coding sequence ATGACAGCCCGCACCGCCCAGGACAAGGCGCCGCGTCCCGGCGCCAATCAGCTGCACGCCCGGCTGGCCACCCGGCAGCAGCCGATCGTGGTGGGTGTCGCCGGTGACAGCGGCAGCGGCAAGAGCACCTATACACAGGGCCTGGAGCGGCTGCTTGGCGCCGAGCGGGTCAGTCAGATCAGTCTGGATGGCTATCACGCCGAGGATCGCGCCACCCGTCGACTCTCCGGCCGGACCCCGCTGGACCCCGATGCCAACCACCTGGACCAGGCGGTTGACCACCTCCAGCGCCTGCGTGCCGGCGAGGCGGTGGAGATACCGGTTTATGACCATGCCACGGGACGCTTCCAGCCCCCCCGCCGGCACAGCCCCACGCCCGTGGTGGTGGTCGAAGGGTTGCACACCCTGTATCCGGAATTCCGGCCGCTGCTCGATTTCTCTGTCTACGTGGACACCGCTGCAGCGGTCAAGCGGGAGTGGAAACATCACCGGGACACGCGCGAGCGGGGCTATGCACCGTCGGATGCCGACGCCGAAATCAGCCGCCGGGCCAGTCAGTACGAGCGCTGGATTGCCGGCCAGCAGGACGTCGCTGACGTCATCCTGCGCATCCACCCGAGCGAACTGGGAAGACTGGCGCTGGGCCGGCTGGATGCCGACGTGCAGGAGACCTGCTATCACCTCGAGGTTATCGTCGAACCGCGCGATGACGACCTGCAGTCACTTTTCCTGCCCGTGGATCTCAGCAACATGACCCGCCAGCACGCCATGCCCTTCATGCTCGCCACCGTGCCGAGCCATTTTCGCGGCCGGGCAGTCAATGTGCTGCATGTCGATGGGTACATGGCGCCCGCCGCGCTGGAGACGCTGGAACAGGCAATCTGTGCGTTCGCTGGCCTGGATGCGCCGGCGGGCGAGCGCACCGACGAGCCCTTGAGACCCGCCACCGTTCGCTTTGCGCAGATGCTCGTGGCCTGGCCCGTCCTCACTCGGGTGTCCGCCCTCGCCGACTAG
- a CDS encoding RNA-binding S4 domain-containing protein — MSEADAVRLDRWLWAARFFKTRRLAVDAIKGGKVSVDGARAKPARAVKVGQRLIIRKGPQTFEVDVEGLAEQRGPAPEAQKLYTETAASEATREQQRAELRAAAAAQPRPDHRPERRDRRRLAAFKRGGQD; from the coding sequence ATGTCGGAAGCTGATGCAGTCCGCCTCGACCGTTGGCTGTGGGCGGCGCGGTTCTTCAAGACCCGCCGCCTCGCCGTGGATGCCATCAAGGGCGGAAAGGTGAGCGTTGACGGGGCCCGGGCCAAGCCCGCACGAGCCGTCAAAGTGGGTCAACGCCTGATCATCCGCAAGGGGCCACAGACCTTCGAAGTGGACGTTGAGGGCCTCGCCGAGCAGCGCGGCCCGGCGCCGGAGGCGCAGAAGCTCTACACCGAGACCGCTGCCAGCGAGGCGACCCGTGAGCAGCAGCGTGCCGAGCTGCGGGCGGCGGCCGCTGCGCAGCCTCGGCCCGACCATCGCCCTGAACGCCGTGATCGCCGGCGGCTTGCGGCGTTCAAGCGCGGCGGCCAGGACTGA
- a CDS encoding patatin-like phospholipase family protein — MPEAVTDVRRPRIGLALGGGAARGWAHIGVIRALREAGIEADIIAGTSVGAIAGAMLCSGHLDAFEQWVRSLNRRDVLAYMDFDIGNGGFIQGRRLMARFHKTFDAMDFADLDHALGVVATDLYSGQERWLREGDLATAVRASMALPGVFTPVHVKGEWLVDGGLVNPVPISLCHAMGADRVIAVNLSGGLVGRRIQSPLGQAAAHGTDGEDHLISDHPDGGVGAPLAWWHRLSSGFRGSAEALQAQFQRGEQDSAPGVFDVIATAVNVMQDRITRSRMAGDPPDLLISPRLAHIGLLELHRGEEAIAEGYDCVERMRPAVEAFLED; from the coding sequence ATGCCTGAGGCGGTCACCGACGTTCGCCGACCGCGCATCGGGCTCGCGCTGGGCGGCGGCGCGGCGCGCGGCTGGGCGCACATCGGGGTGATCCGCGCGCTGCGGGAGGCGGGTATCGAGGCGGATATCATTGCCGGCACCTCGGTGGGTGCCATCGCCGGGGCGATGCTCTGCAGCGGGCATCTCGATGCCTTCGAGCAGTGGGTGCGGTCGCTCAACCGCCGCGATGTGCTGGCCTACATGGATTTCGACATCGGTAATGGCGGCTTTATCCAGGGGCGGCGCCTGATGGCCCGCTTCCACAAGACCTTCGACGCCATGGATTTCGCGGATCTGGACCATGCACTGGGCGTTGTCGCCACCGACCTCTACAGTGGCCAGGAGCGCTGGCTGCGGGAGGGCGATCTGGCCACCGCAGTGCGGGCTTCGATGGCGCTGCCGGGCGTATTCACGCCGGTGCATGTCAAAGGTGAGTGGTTGGTGGACGGCGGTCTGGTCAACCCGGTGCCGATCTCGCTGTGCCATGCCATGGGCGCTGATCGGGTCATCGCCGTCAATCTCAGCGGCGGGCTCGTCGGGAGGCGGATCCAGTCGCCGCTCGGGCAGGCGGCGGCGCATGGAACGGATGGCGAGGATCACCTGATTTCCGATCACCCGGATGGCGGGGTGGGAGCACCGCTTGCCTGGTGGCATCGCTTGTCCAGCGGGTTCCGGGGCAGTGCCGAGGCGCTCCAGGCCCAGTTCCAGCGGGGCGAGCAGGATTCCGCCCCGGGCGTTTTCGACGTCATCGCCACGGCGGTGAATGTCATGCAGGACCGCATCACCCGCAGCCGCATGGCGGGCGACCCGCCGGATCTGCTGATCAGCCCGCGGCTTGCGCATATCGGGCTGCTGGAGCTGCACCGTGGCGAAGAGGCGATTGCCGAGGGGTATGACTGCGTGGAGCGTATGCGCCCCGCGGTTGAGGCGTTCCTCGAAGACTAG
- a CDS encoding zinc-dependent alcohol dehydrogenase, which translates to MSDRSAQAFWITAPGKGEHRMEPVGEPGPGDLLVRTLYTGISRGTESLVWHGKVPASEARRMRAPFQDGEFPAPVKYGYVNVGLVEAGPPDWVGQTVFCLYPHQTRYLVPADAVEPLPADLPAERAVLAANAETALNACWDAAPRPGERISVIGAGVVGTLTAALCAGIPGTEVQLVDINPARRAIAGGLGIDFAHPDEARTGNDRIIHASASEAGLQLALGAAGNEATIIELSWFGDQRINLPLGEAFHSRRLTLRSSQVGQIPPLMQPRWDHRRRLRKALQLLAAHPEWEALIDDETPFEQLPQAMDAILDGTGLCHRIRYKE; encoded by the coding sequence ATGAGTGATCGCAGCGCTCAGGCCTTCTGGATAACCGCGCCCGGCAAGGGTGAGCATCGCATGGAGCCGGTCGGGGAGCCCGGTCCGGGCGACCTCCTGGTCCGAACGCTCTACACCGGCATAAGCCGCGGCACCGAGTCGCTGGTCTGGCATGGGAAGGTGCCGGCGAGCGAGGCCCGAAGAATGCGGGCGCCCTTCCAGGACGGCGAATTCCCGGCGCCGGTCAAGTACGGCTACGTTAATGTCGGCCTCGTCGAGGCAGGCCCTCCGGACTGGGTGGGACAGACGGTGTTCTGTCTCTACCCCCATCAAACGCGCTATCTCGTGCCGGCCGACGCCGTCGAGCCGCTGCCGGCGGACCTGCCGGCCGAGCGCGCCGTGCTCGCCGCCAATGCAGAGACGGCCCTGAATGCGTGCTGGGATGCCGCGCCCCGACCCGGCGAGCGCATCAGCGTGATCGGCGCCGGTGTGGTCGGCACACTCACCGCTGCGCTCTGCGCGGGCATCCCTGGCACCGAGGTGCAACTGGTCGATATCAACCCGGCACGGCGGGCGATAGCGGGCGGACTGGGCATCGACTTCGCCCATCCCGATGAGGCCCGCACCGGCAACGACCGGATCATCCATGCCAGCGCAAGTGAGGCCGGGCTGCAACTGGCGCTGGGGGCGGCCGGCAACGAGGCCACCATTATCGAGCTCAGCTGGTTTGGCGACCAACGGATCAATCTGCCCCTCGGAGAGGCATTCCACTCTCGGCGTCTCACCCTGCGCTCGAGCCAGGTCGGCCAGATCCCGCCGTTGATGCAACCGCGATGGGATCATCGGCGTCGCCTTCGCAAAGCGCTGCAATTGCTCGCGGCCCATCCCGAATGGGAAGCGCTGATCGACGACGAGACCCCCTTCGAACAGCTGCCACAGGCCATGGATGCCATCCTCGATGGCACCGGCCTGTGCCACCGTATCCGCTACAAGGAGTGA
- a CDS encoding CBS domain-containing protein, with translation MAESIRSLLRERPAALHALGPDSTVADAVGLMNRNNIGAVLVMTPDEALLGVFTERDVLRRVLGERLDPAATPLESVMTRKVFWIPPTASVDEAMTVVSERNVRHLPVMDQERVLGMISVRDLTAAVVRERDLQVAELTSYMHGSYGGHVGS, from the coding sequence ATGGCGGAATCCATTCGATCACTGCTGCGCGAACGCCCCGCGGCACTGCATGCCCTGGGCCCCGACAGTACCGTGGCCGATGCGGTCGGACTGATGAATCGCAACAACATCGGGGCGGTGTTGGTCATGACCCCGGATGAGGCCCTGCTGGGCGTGTTTACTGAGCGCGATGTGCTGCGCCGGGTGCTCGGTGAGCGTCTCGATCCCGCCGCCACGCCGCTGGAATCCGTCATGACCCGAAAGGTCTTCTGGATCCCCCCGACAGCCAGCGTGGACGAGGCGATGACGGTGGTCTCTGAGCGCAATGTGCGGCATCTGCCGGTCATGGATCAGGAGCGGGTCCTTGGCATGATCTCGGTGCGAGACCTCACCGCCGCCGTGGTCCGGGAGCGCGATCTGCAGGTCGCGGAGCTCACCAGCTACATGCATGGTAGTTACGGGGGCCATGTCGGAAGCTGA
- the rraA gene encoding ribonuclease E activity regulator RraA, whose translation MAIKTTDLCDEHAEQLRILSPIFGDYGGRHGFAGIIETVKTFEDNTRVREVLETPGDGRVLVVDGAGSLRCALVGDQLAAKARDNGWTGLLVYGCVRDAADLADLDIGIKALNTHPRRSEKNNVGEVGGAVTLAGATIKPGEWLCADRDGIVIAVEALV comes from the coding sequence ATGGCAATCAAGACCACCGATCTGTGCGACGAACATGCCGAGCAGCTGCGCATCCTCTCCCCCATTTTCGGGGATTACGGGGGGCGGCATGGGTTTGCCGGCATTATCGAGACGGTGAAGACCTTCGAGGACAACACTCGGGTGCGGGAGGTCCTCGAAACCCCGGGGGACGGGCGGGTGTTGGTTGTGGACGGCGCCGGGTCGCTGCGCTGCGCGCTGGTGGGTGACCAGCTCGCGGCCAAGGCCCGTGACAACGGCTGGACGGGTCTACTGGTCTATGGCTGTGTGCGTGATGCGGCCGATCTCGCGGATCTGGATATCGGTATCAAGGCGTTGAACACTCACCCCCGCCGGAGCGAGAAGAATAATGTCGGTGAAGTCGGGGGCGCCGTGACCCTGGCCGGCGCCACCATCAAGCCGGGCGAGTGGCTGTGCGCCGATCGCGACGGTATCGTCATCGCCGTGGAGGCGCTGGTCTAG